The Dreissena polymorpha isolate Duluth1 chromosome 9, UMN_Dpol_1.0, whole genome shotgun sequence genome contains the following window.
AGTACAAGTAATTTGCTTTAGTtattaaaaaaactcaatttgtttatataaaaaacgaTTACAAAAGTACAGTTTTTGATTCCATTTTCATCAGATATATTTCACAGGTTTGATATATAAGGAAAATACTGATCATTTAGACGTCTATTTTTGTAACTGCAGAATTCACTGTAGTCACTTTAGTTTTTCTAATTTTATAAGACGTTCGCATGTATGAATGTATGCATGCATATTACGTTTCTACTACACACATATTCAAAAATACTAAAAACATGCGCGATTTGATTACGTATCTTGTTTTGAAAaccttaaatatttcaaatacaatCGACAAATATTAGATCAACCACAATCACCTTTGATGATATTTAACTGGATTTAGTACACATATGAATTTAACAACCACACAAACGCACAAGACATAAAACAGTGTCTATAGTTTAGCACTAGCTCTCTTTCCATCAGGGATCACACTTGCAGCTTTTCCCTCGCCTTTGTATGCATTATCAATATATTTTGGCCCATTTACAACGATAGCCGCTTCAGTGTTGTTCTCGTTGTCTTGAGCACTATCGGTGTGCGAAACAATATCGTTGACACACGCTCCATTTTCCTCTGAAGCAGATCCACTGGCATTACCTCTATTGCAGGCGTTACGAACAATAGCTTTAACCGACTGCTTACGAGAAGCAGtgtcatttgcttttgtttcATCGATAAAAACGTGTGTAGATATCTCATTTGCCTGAGGTCTTTGTCCTTGAAAAGTGGTCCCATGGGCTCGGATTCTAGTTCTATTGACAACTTCGTGCGTAGAGACATTGAATTGAAGATTATCTTGATTTGCTTGAAGTACATATGAAATGAAGTAATTACACCCATTGGTTgaacatatatacacatttgagAAGAAACATTTATTTATCGAGTTTATCATGACCTCAACATAACTAATGTTAGACAACTGACTAGACGAGACGTTTAAAGTGTATATTTTGGTcgttattattttgattatatttaatttattcataCGAAGGTTTGAACGCTCAGGATCATAACAACACTTTATCTTGAGGGCCATTTATACTCCTGTCTTCTTCATATAGTGTTAACATTGTTGGAAAAAACATTAAAGGTGTAAGCTGTGTTTGAACGACAATAACACGTCTATTGTACGACATATGACTCTTAAAGTATAAAGCAGACATAATGCAATATTCACCTTGCGTAATTGAATCTGAATCAGTTTTAGCACTTCGACAGTAACAGAAGACATAAAGCCCAACACCAATCGCTAAAAATGCCAGGGCCAGAAAAGAGAGTCCTATTCCAAGACCCATAACCAGCTCCTTGCGACCTAAAGCAATAAATAAAACACTATAATGTGGCcccatatcaaaataaacaacacacttAAAGGGGGATGTAATATAGAATTAAATAGAATAGAAGTACAGATGAATTACCGGGTGGATGAAAAAAGAAGCGAACGAACGACTTTCTAAAGGAAACAAACTAACAAAATAGATGAGTaattaataaagaacaaaataattCATTCACACCAACGGAAACACGAAATAAAGAATCATCAAACGACACGACTTTTATAAGTATATGTAATAAGAAACGATAATCAATAAAAGCTTAGTGTCAGCACCAGTTGTAGTCCGGACAGCACATATAGTGCCCTCAGTTGCGGTGCAAGAACGATGAAGGATCTCATCCGCGACGCATGAAGAGCATGGAAGGCACTTTTCTGTTGTTGATGAAAGATTTGAAAATGTTTCTCCATGAATACAATCTTCACAAACTGTGTCACTGTTTGGGGTAGCTgtaatatcaattttaaaattagACTTGGCTATACTGAATAATAcatgcatttgtttttataccATTATTTCCACGtttaacaacaatatatatatatatactgtttaaCTGAATACTCATCTGTCCAGGTTAtgaaattcaaattaataattttatctAGAGCTAGAATCCATCCAATATTTTGATTTTCTAAATACATGTCAACCAGtccaaaacattgaaaattggatcaactataaataatataaatttttgtTTATTGAGCACTATTAAGCTCTTGTTAGCCACATATGAAGTGATTGGTTAACCTTTGGTTTTAACACCCTGTCCTTGACCACACGTCAACACACGCTGACAAATGTTATTGGTCCCCTTCTCCCTCCAGTACCCTTCTTTGCATTGGCATTTTAAGTCTGAGATTCCTGTACAGGCTTGTACAATTTCTTCTCTTTGAACACTCTCGTGCTCATGATTCTGATTCCAACAACTTGTCCTGCATTGTTTACAGTAAATTGCTCTGTTGAAGGCAGGATTGTACTGGTCGTGTGGACAAGGGACGCAATCAGCGGACGCCCCATTTGTCAAGCAATGACCAACCCAATGTGACCCCGGAGGACACATTACGCACGTCATGTTGTTATGTTCATAGTATATTCTCTCGTCACATCGGACAGAATAAATTAAGACTATTGCCGTGAACAGTCTAAACATTCTGCCTTGCAatactattattttctgaaatattCATGTAAATGAAGTTAACTATGACATATTGAACGTGTACATGTTATAATACCTTCATTATTATATCACTAGATTACTTTATAACCTATATAAGTACATACGATAGAGCTTGGTCGGACGTCAAAAATCGGCCATTCTGCCATTATATCGGCGTCCGACCAAGCTCTTTGGTATGTTATGTGTACCCTTCATTTGTAAATGAAGTACACAAACTTGTGGATTGTTATCAATTTAAGTGATGGTACAAATTAAAATGATATGTATAAAACAACGATAACATACGACAGAGCTGTGTTTGTAATTTACATAGCCGTATTAAGGCAGCGGGCAGATTATAGACGTTCTTCCAAGCTCTGCTGTTTGTTCATGTCTAATAAACTCATGGCGGAACATTTGAAACTAAAATATTGCATTGCCTTGAGATATTCAATATAGTGCAGGTTTCATTTagaataaaaggc
Protein-coding sequences here:
- the LOC127845068 gene encoding tumor necrosis factor receptor superfamily member 14-like isoform X2, which produces MFRLFTAIVLIYSVRCDERIYYEHNNMTCVMCPPGSHWVGHCLTNGASADCVPCPHDQYNPAFNRAIYCKQCRTSCWNQNHEHESVQREEIVQACTGISDLKCQCKEGYWREKGTNNICQRVLTCGQGQGVKTKATPNSDTVCEDCIHGETFSNLSSTTEKCLPCSSCVADEILHRSCTATEGTICAVRTTTGRKELVMGLGIGLSFLALAFLAIGVGLYVFCYCRSAKTDSDSITQDNLQFNVSTHEVVNRTRIRAHGTTFQGQRPQANEISTHVFIDETKANDTASRKQSVKAIVRNACNRGNASGSASEENGACVNDIVSHTDSAQDNENNTEAAIVVNGPKYIDNAYKGEGKAASVIPDGKRASAKL
- the LOC127845068 gene encoding uncharacterized protein LOC127845068 isoform X1 — its product is MFRLFTAIVLIYSVRCDERIYYEHNNMTCVMCPPGSHWVGHCLTNGASADCVPCPHDQYNPAFNRAIYCKQCRTSCWNQNHEHESVQREEIVQACTGISDLKCQCKEGYWREKGTNNICQRVLTCGQGQGVKTKATPNSDTVCEDCIHGETFSNLSSTTEKCLPCSSCVADEILHRSCTATEGTICAVRTTTGRKELVMGLGIGLSFLALAFLAIGVGLYVFCYCRSAKTDSDSITQANQDNLQFNVSTHEVVNRTRIRAHGTTFQGQRPQANEISTHVFIDETKANDTASRKQSVKAIVRNACNRGNASGSASEENGACVNDIVSHTDSAQDNENNTEAAIVVNGPKYIDNAYKGEGKAASVIPDGKRASAKL